A portion of the Micromonospora vinacea genome contains these proteins:
- a CDS encoding MarR family winged helix-turn-helix transcriptional regulator yields MQDGELDAAQEALMRFVRNFGLHQPDRTPCGQQLPVSEAHAMVEIAREGQLRQVELARRLRLEKSSISRLVANLVNRGWVHREAAEGDGRGVLLLLTAAGTTAAARQADARRDRLTALLDRVPDDQRSAVVRALQTLAEATGEPF; encoded by the coding sequence ATGCAGGATGGTGAGCTCGACGCGGCTCAGGAGGCACTGATGCGGTTCGTCCGCAACTTCGGCCTCCATCAGCCCGACCGGACTCCCTGCGGACAACAGTTGCCGGTGTCGGAGGCACACGCCATGGTGGAGATCGCCCGGGAGGGGCAGCTCCGGCAGGTGGAGTTGGCCCGCCGGCTGCGGCTGGAGAAGAGCAGCATCAGCCGCCTGGTCGCCAACTTGGTCAACCGAGGCTGGGTGCACCGGGAAGCGGCCGAGGGTGACGGTCGCGGTGTTCTGCTCCTGCTGACCGCCGCGGGCACCACTGCCGCCGCGCGGCAGGCCGACGCCCGCCGGGACCGGCTCACCGCCCTGCTCGATCGCGTCCCCGACGACCAGCGCTCGGCAGTGGTGCGTGCGCTCCAGACCCTCGCGGAGGCCACCGGTGAACCGTTCTGA
- a CDS encoding sugar phosphate isomerase/epimerase family protein, whose translation MNLERFSFNQATAQRWPLPEVVAGCVAAGVPGIGLWREPVAEHGLARSAKLVRDAGLAVTSLCRGGFFSADDWRAENLRAIEEAATLGAPELVLVSGGLPAGSRDIDGARRRVADAIGELAPHAEAAGVRLAIEPLHPMFAADRCVIATLGQALDIAERFDPAVVGVVVDAYHVWWDDTVYAQIARAGARIAAFQVCDWVTPLPEGVLLGRALPGDGCIELRRLREAVDAAGYAGPIEVEVFSAEVWARPGAEVLDAAIAGYLRHVV comes from the coding sequence ATGAACCTGGAGCGGTTCTCGTTCAACCAGGCCACCGCCCAGCGCTGGCCGCTGCCCGAGGTGGTGGCCGGGTGCGTGGCGGCCGGCGTACCGGGCATCGGCCTGTGGCGCGAGCCGGTGGCCGAGCACGGGTTGGCCCGCTCGGCGAAACTGGTCCGCGACGCCGGCCTCGCCGTCACGTCGCTGTGCCGGGGCGGGTTCTTCTCCGCCGACGACTGGCGGGCGGAGAACCTGCGGGCCATCGAGGAGGCCGCCACCCTCGGCGCCCCGGAGCTGGTGCTGGTCTCCGGTGGGCTGCCCGCCGGCAGTCGGGACATCGACGGCGCCCGGCGCCGGGTCGCCGACGCGATCGGTGAGCTGGCACCGCACGCCGAGGCCGCCGGGGTACGGCTGGCCATCGAGCCGCTGCACCCGATGTTCGCCGCCGACCGGTGCGTGATCGCCACCCTCGGCCAGGCGCTGGACATCGCCGAGCGGTTCGACCCGGCGGTGGTCGGCGTGGTCGTGGACGCGTACCACGTCTGGTGGGACGACACGGTGTACGCGCAGATCGCGCGGGCCGGCGCCCGGATCGCCGCGTTCCAGGTCTGCGACTGGGTGACCCCGCTGCCGGAGGGGGTGCTGCTCGGCCGGGCGCTGCCCGGCGACGGCTGCATCGAGTTGCGTCGGCTGCGCGAGGCGGTGGACGCGGCCGGCTACGCCGGTCCGATCGAGGTGGAGGTCTTCTCCGCCGAGGTGTGGGCGCGTCCGGGCGCGGAGGTCCTCGACGCGGCGATCGCCGGCTACCTGCGCCACGTTGTCTGA
- a CDS encoding dihydrodipicolinate synthase family protein, with protein MVLPGGRRHRLAGGSGFARPDAPATSRIAYAAAHVVADPGAENVPGAPATVDWDTTLAFRRHLWSYGLGVAEAMDTAQRGMGLDYPATRELIRRSAAEARAVGGRIVAGVGTDQLPVGPATVAAVTAAYAEQLDDVRAAGARPVLMCSRHLAAAARGPEDYLRVYDELLSAADEPVVLHWLGPMFDPALTGYWGAVDLDLAADTVIELIKAHQSTVDGIKVSLLDADREIALRRRLPAGVRLYTGDDFHYPELIRGDEVGHSDALLGVFAAIAPAAAAALAALDRGDQTAYDEIFAPTVPLARHLFAAPTWHYKTGIVFLAWLAGHQDHFTMIGGAQSGRSPAHLATLLTLADAAGLLPDADLAASRARAFFTVAGVEQ; from the coding sequence GTGGTGCTGCCCGGTGGACGCCGACACCGACTGGCCGGGGGGAGCGGCTTCGCCCGACCGGACGCGCCGGCGACCAGCCGGATCGCGTACGCCGCCGCGCACGTGGTCGCCGACCCGGGCGCGGAGAACGTGCCGGGTGCACCGGCGACGGTGGACTGGGACACCACACTGGCCTTCCGGCGCCACCTCTGGTCGTACGGGCTGGGGGTCGCCGAGGCGATGGACACCGCCCAGCGGGGGATGGGGCTGGACTATCCGGCCACCCGGGAATTGATCCGGCGTAGCGCCGCCGAGGCCCGCGCTGTGGGCGGTCGGATCGTCGCCGGGGTCGGCACCGACCAACTGCCGGTCGGCCCGGCCACAGTGGCCGCGGTCACCGCCGCGTACGCCGAGCAGCTCGACGACGTCCGCGCCGCCGGCGCCCGGCCGGTGCTGATGTGCAGCCGGCACCTGGCCGCCGCCGCGCGCGGCCCGGAGGACTACCTGCGGGTGTACGACGAGCTGCTGAGCGCCGCCGACGAACCGGTGGTGCTGCACTGGCTGGGTCCAATGTTCGACCCGGCGTTGACCGGCTACTGGGGTGCTGTCGACCTGGACCTGGCCGCCGACACGGTGATCGAGCTGATCAAGGCGCACCAGTCCACTGTGGACGGCATCAAGGTATCGCTGCTGGACGCCGACCGGGAGATCGCGTTGCGCCGCCGACTGCCGGCCGGGGTACGCCTCTACACCGGTGACGACTTCCACTACCCGGAGCTGATCCGCGGAGACGAGGTGGGTCACTCCGACGCCCTGCTCGGGGTGTTCGCGGCCATCGCGCCGGCCGCCGCCGCCGCGCTGGCCGCCCTCGACCGGGGGGACCAGACGGCGTACGACGAGATCTTCGCGCCCACCGTGCCGCTGGCCCGGCACCTGTTCGCCGCGCCGACCTGGCACTACAAGACGGGGATCGTGTTCCTGGCCTGGTTGGCCGGGCACCAGGACCACTTCACGATGATCGGTGGCGCGCAGTCCGGCCGGTCCCCGGCGCACCTGGCAACCCTGCTCACCCTGGCCGACGCGGCCGGGCTGTTGCCGGACGCCGACCTGGCCGCGTCCCGCGCCCGAGCCTTCTTCACCGTGGCGGGGGTGGAGCAATGA
- a CDS encoding Gfo/Idh/MocA family protein: MTRRSIGIIVNGVTGRMGYRQHLVRSLLAIRESGGVALADGTTIWPEPVLVGRNETKLRELAERHGLTDWTTDLTSALARDDVEIYFDAQVTQQREKAIRQAIEAGKHIYTEKPLAEDTAAALDLARAADAAGVHTGVVQDKLFLPGLRKLKRLIDGGFFGRILSVRGEFGYWVFEGDWQSAQRPSWNYRTEDGGGIVVDMFPHWHYVLEELFGRVTAVSCVTATHVPERVDEAGQAYAATADDAAYATFELDGGVIAQINSSWAVRVYRDELVEFQVDGTEGSAIAGLRNCRVQHRAVTPKPVWNPDLPATEDFRAQWAEVPDNDDFDNGFKVQWEAYLRHVVAGEPFRWDFLAGARGVQLAELGLRSAREGGRIEVPELHP, encoded by the coding sequence ATGACCCGCAGGTCGATCGGCATCATCGTCAACGGCGTGACCGGACGGATGGGCTACCGGCAGCACCTCGTCCGGTCGCTCCTGGCCATCCGCGAATCCGGCGGTGTGGCGTTGGCCGACGGCACCACCATCTGGCCGGAACCGGTCCTGGTCGGACGCAACGAGACCAAGCTCCGGGAGCTCGCCGAGCGGCACGGGCTGACCGACTGGACCACCGACCTGACCTCGGCGCTGGCCCGCGACGACGTCGAGATCTACTTCGACGCGCAGGTCACCCAGCAGCGGGAGAAGGCGATCCGCCAGGCCATCGAGGCCGGCAAGCACATCTACACGGAGAAGCCCCTGGCCGAGGACACCGCCGCCGCGCTCGACCTGGCCCGGGCGGCCGACGCGGCCGGCGTCCACACCGGTGTGGTGCAGGACAAGCTCTTCCTGCCCGGTCTGCGCAAGCTCAAGCGCCTCATCGACGGCGGCTTCTTCGGGCGGATCCTCTCGGTGCGCGGCGAGTTCGGGTACTGGGTCTTCGAGGGCGACTGGCAGTCCGCTCAACGCCCGTCGTGGAACTACCGCACCGAGGACGGTGGCGGCATCGTGGTCGACATGTTCCCGCACTGGCACTACGTGCTGGAGGAACTGTTCGGCCGGGTCACGGCCGTCTCCTGCGTGACCGCCACCCACGTGCCCGAACGGGTCGACGAGGCCGGTCAGGCGTACGCGGCCACCGCCGACGACGCCGCGTACGCCACATTCGAACTCGATGGCGGGGTGATCGCGCAGATCAACTCGTCCTGGGCCGTGCGGGTGTACCGCGACGAGTTGGTGGAGTTCCAGGTCGACGGCACCGAGGGCAGCGCGATCGCGGGCCTGCGCAACTGCCGGGTGCAGCACCGGGCGGTCACCCCGAAGCCGGTGTGGAACCCGGACCTGCCGGCCACCGAGGACTTCCGCGCCCAGTGGGCCGAGGTGCCCGACAACGATGACTTCGACAACGGCTTCAAGGTGCAGTGGGAGGCGTACCTGCGGCACGTGGTGGCCGGCGAGCCGTTCCGGTGGGACTTCCTGGCCGGCGCGCGCGGCGTGCAACTCGCCGAGCTGGGGCTGCGCTCGGCCCGCGAGGGCGGCCGCATCGAGGTGCCGGAGCTTCACCCGTGA
- a CDS encoding ABC transporter ATP-binding protein, which yields MSGLTVRFTTRRSQTTALDDVSLDIEPGEFVTIVGPSGCGKSTLLKIVAGLVKPTSGEVSLLERPVRGPQKEIGFVFQKAALLEWRGARANILLQAEMRGMDRAQAARRADELIEMTGLTGFEKALPHELSGGMQQRVALCRALLHSPPVLLMDEPFGALDALTREQMNAELHRIWRETGTTVVLVTHSIAEAVFLGTRVVVMSPRPGRIIRTFPVELPAHRDYAQVMSDPRFDRLATDLRGLLGSAAANH from the coding sequence ATGTCCGGGCTGACCGTCCGGTTCACCACCCGACGGTCGCAGACCACCGCGTTGGACGACGTGTCGCTGGACATCGAACCGGGCGAGTTCGTCACGATCGTCGGCCCGTCCGGCTGTGGCAAGTCCACCCTCCTGAAGATCGTCGCCGGGTTGGTCAAGCCGACCAGCGGCGAGGTGTCGCTGTTGGAGCGCCCGGTGCGCGGCCCGCAGAAGGAGATCGGCTTCGTCTTCCAGAAGGCCGCGTTGCTGGAGTGGCGTGGCGCCCGGGCCAACATCCTGCTCCAGGCCGAGATGCGCGGCATGGACCGGGCGCAGGCCGCCCGCCGTGCCGACGAGCTGATCGAGATGACCGGCCTGACCGGCTTCGAGAAGGCGTTGCCACACGAGCTGTCCGGCGGCATGCAGCAGCGGGTGGCGCTCTGCCGCGCGCTGCTGCACTCCCCGCCGGTGCTGCTCATGGACGAACCGTTCGGCGCCCTGGACGCGCTGACCCGGGAGCAGATGAACGCCGAACTGCACCGGATCTGGCGGGAGACCGGCACGACAGTGGTACTGGTCACCCACTCCATCGCCGAGGCGGTCTTCCTCGGCACCCGGGTCGTGGTGATGAGTCCCCGGCCCGGCCGGATCATCCGCACCTTCCCGGTCGAGCTGCCGGCGCACCGCGACTACGCGCAGGTGATGTCGGATCCCCGCTTCGACCGGCTCGCCACCGACCTGCGCGGGTTGCTCGGCAGCGCTGCCGCCAACCACTGA
- a CDS encoding ABC transporter substrate-binding protein, producing MKRTATTILATAALLLAATGCGGDDPAGSTNADGSKQVTLTLNWVPYGEHAPFYYGLQKGYYSAEGIDLKILPGNGSGNTVKQVAQKQTDFGWADSPVLLKSVASGMPVRSLGAYLEKGPSSVEFFTEENIKTPADLKGKTVGGTPGDALYATFPAWLEKNGLKKDDVKVVNVDAAGKIAALSEGKVDAIMGFFHDQAPTIESKTGKKVDVLLFADYGMNLLGTGLIANTQTLQKDPELARKFVRATQKSWADAARDPAGAVSAMVALAENEPAPEVLTKQLTLNMPLIGADGPPGVNTEAQWTETIELMSRYAELKDPGAPSAYWDSSYAAQG from the coding sequence ATGAAACGCACCGCCACCACCATCCTGGCCACTGCCGCCCTGCTCCTCGCCGCCACCGGCTGCGGTGGGGACGACCCCGCCGGCAGCACCAACGCCGACGGCAGCAAGCAGGTCACCCTCACCCTCAACTGGGTGCCCTACGGCGAGCACGCGCCCTTCTACTACGGCCTGCAGAAGGGCTACTACTCGGCCGAGGGCATCGACCTGAAGATCCTGCCCGGCAACGGGTCGGGCAACACCGTCAAGCAGGTCGCCCAGAAGCAGACCGACTTCGGCTGGGCGGACAGCCCGGTGCTGCTCAAGTCGGTGGCCAGCGGGATGCCGGTGCGCAGCCTCGGCGCGTACCTGGAGAAGGGCCCCTCCTCGGTGGAGTTCTTCACCGAGGAGAACATCAAGACCCCGGCCGACCTCAAGGGCAAGACCGTCGGCGGCACCCCCGGCGACGCCCTCTACGCGACCTTCCCGGCCTGGCTGGAGAAGAACGGCCTCAAGAAGGACGACGTCAAGGTGGTCAACGTCGACGCCGCCGGCAAGATCGCCGCCCTTTCCGAGGGCAAGGTCGACGCCATCATGGGCTTCTTCCACGACCAGGCGCCCACCATCGAGAGCAAGACCGGCAAGAAGGTCGACGTGCTGCTCTTCGCCGACTACGGGATGAACCTGCTCGGCACCGGTCTGATCGCCAACACCCAGACCCTGCAGAAGGACCCGGAACTGGCCCGCAAGTTCGTCCGGGCTACCCAGAAGTCCTGGGCCGACGCCGCCCGGGACCCGGCCGGCGCGGTGAGTGCGATGGTGGCCCTGGCCGAGAACGAGCCGGCGCCCGAGGTGCTCACCAAGCAGCTCACGCTCAACATGCCGCTGATCGGCGCGGACGGCCCGCCCGGGGTGAACACCGAGGCCCAGTGGACCGAGACCATCGAGCTGATGTCCCGCTACGCCGAACTGAAGGACCCGGGCGCGCCCAGCGCGTACTGGGACTCCTCGTACGCGGCGCAGGGGTGA
- a CDS encoding ABC transporter permease, whose protein sequence is MTENSLDTAGRQAAAEAESGERRAASSLAPGAPASAGGSASSTVAGASPGGGRPPRPTLGRRAVAFADSLWRPALVLAVFFAAWWFVAAREYVPNYLVPTPGQVWETMTTQWSELARHTLVTLYETVLGFVLAAALGLVTAVAIAYSRTLDKALYPIVLFAQVIPKIAIAPLLVVWFGLGLTPKIILAVLIAFFPVVISGVAGLRSTDPELLDLAATMGAGPWRTFRKIRFPNALPHLMAGLKVAVTLAVVGAVVGEFVGASEGLGYVLLLANGNLDSALLFADLILMSAIGIVLFVLVEIAEALLIPWHASRRAGVSLTTS, encoded by the coding sequence GTGACCGAGAACTCTCTGGACACGGCGGGCCGACAGGCCGCCGCCGAGGCGGAAAGCGGTGAGCGGAGGGCCGCCTCCTCACTCGCACCCGGTGCGCCGGCGTCCGCCGGCGGCTCGGCCTCGTCCACTGTGGCGGGAGCGTCACCCGGCGGTGGCCGTCCACCACGCCCGACGCTCGGTCGTCGGGCGGTGGCCTTCGCCGACTCACTCTGGCGCCCGGCGCTGGTGCTCGCGGTCTTCTTCGCCGCCTGGTGGTTCGTGGCGGCCCGGGAGTACGTCCCGAACTACCTGGTGCCCACCCCCGGCCAGGTCTGGGAGACGATGACCACCCAGTGGTCCGAGCTGGCCCGGCACACACTGGTCACCCTCTACGAGACGGTGCTCGGCTTCGTGCTGGCCGCCGCGTTGGGTCTGGTCACCGCGGTCGCCATCGCCTACTCCCGCACCCTGGACAAGGCGCTCTACCCGATCGTCCTGTTCGCACAGGTCATCCCGAAGATCGCCATCGCGCCGCTGCTGGTGGTCTGGTTCGGCCTCGGCCTCACCCCGAAGATCATCCTGGCGGTGCTCATCGCGTTCTTCCCGGTGGTCATCTCCGGCGTGGCCGGGCTGCGCTCCACCGACCCGGAGCTGCTCGACCTCGCCGCCACGATGGGCGCCGGGCCGTGGCGCACCTTCCGCAAGATCCGCTTCCCGAACGCGTTGCCGCACCTGATGGCCGGCCTGAAGGTGGCCGTCACCCTCGCCGTGGTCGGTGCCGTGGTCGGCGAGTTCGTCGGCGCCAGCGAAGGGCTCGGCTACGTCCTGTTGCTGGCCAACGGCAACCTCGACTCCGCGCTGCTCTTCGCTGACCTGATCCTGATGTCCGCCATCGGCATCGTCCTGTTCGTCCTGGTCGAGATCGCCGAGGCACTGCTCATCCCATGGCACGCCAGCCGCCGAGCCGGCGTGTCCCTCACCACCTCCTGA
- a CDS encoding cupin domain-containing protein gives MPDRPAPLPGGIGVSRLRVYDTVASDGLVGGTPHVHLCCTEGYVVTDGEGAVQTLTTAGFRETPLRPGVVVWFEPGTVHRLVNGGGLNIVVLMQNSGLPEAGDAVLTFPPDVLADPAAYAAAAALPGGGAPGADVHAAYRRRDLAVTGFQALRSGGPAALAAFHAAAIALRQPLLARWRQRWEAGAGRAAADTAGQLDALERGDPGHLGDAGVHVAAEAVERGRLGMCGLLDTYPASS, from the coding sequence ATGCCTGACCGGCCGGCGCCGCTGCCCGGCGGGATCGGGGTGTCCCGGCTGCGCGTCTACGACACGGTGGCCTCGGACGGCCTGGTCGGCGGCACCCCACACGTGCACCTGTGCTGCACCGAGGGGTACGTGGTGACCGACGGCGAGGGAGCGGTGCAGACCCTGACCACCGCCGGTTTCCGGGAGACGCCGCTGCGGCCCGGGGTGGTGGTCTGGTTCGAGCCGGGCACCGTGCACCGCCTGGTCAACGGGGGCGGGCTGAACATCGTGGTGCTCATGCAGAACAGCGGCCTGCCCGAGGCCGGCGACGCGGTGCTGACCTTCCCGCCCGACGTGCTGGCCGACCCGGCCGCGTACGCCGCGGCGGCGGCGTTGCCCGGCGGGGGAGCGCCGGGCGCGGACGTGCACGCCGCGTACCGCCGACGGGATCTGGCAGTGACCGGCTTCCAGGCGCTGCGGTCCGGTGGGCCGGCGGCGCTGGCCGCGTTCCACGCCGCCGCGATCGCCCTGCGTCAGCCGTTGCTGGCGCGTTGGCGACAGCGGTGGGAGGCCGGCGCGGGCCGTGCCGCCGCCGACACGGCCGGGCAGCTCGACGCCCTGGAGCGGGGGGATCCCGGGCACCTGGGCGACGCCGGGGTGCACGTGGCGGCCGAGGCGGTGGAGCGCGGCCGGTTGGGCATGTGTGGCCTCCTCGACACCTACCCGGCTTCCAGCTGA
- a CDS encoding cupin domain-containing protein: MSDRFAVLQLDDLPARRCSCGTTRRGFIAESEGQASVHLLQVQDAVTHHHRIATEYYVVLAGEGEIELDGVRHPARPMSAFLIKPGCRHRAIGDLTVLLVSLPAADDTDEYFDA, encoded by the coding sequence ATGTCCGATCGCTTCGCGGTACTTCAACTCGACGACCTTCCCGCTCGGCGCTGCTCGTGCGGGACCACCCGCCGGGGGTTCATCGCCGAGAGCGAGGGCCAGGCCAGCGTGCATCTGCTCCAGGTGCAGGACGCGGTGACCCACCACCACCGGATCGCCACCGAGTACTACGTCGTGCTCGCCGGTGAGGGCGAGATCGAGCTGGACGGGGTCCGTCATCCCGCCCGGCCGATGTCCGCGTTCCTGATCAAGCCGGGCTGCCGGCACCGGGCGATCGGCGACCTCACCGTGCTGCTGGTGTCCCTGCCGGCAGCTGACGACACCGACGAGTACTTCGATGCCTGA
- a CDS encoding LacI family DNA-binding transcriptional regulator → MATLSDVARRAGVSPATASRVINGSSKPVTDELRERVLAAVAELQYVPNAHAQLLARSHRSAVGVIVHDVSDPYFAEITRGLQRVATDQGRLLMICNSYRDPDRELEYVELLRGHQVAALILAGSGYHDEAFTRQLNEKLAAYEATGGRVAVIGRHEHSGDAVMPDNRAGGYLAGRELCGLGHRAIGVVAGPRILTTTTDRLAGLRQALTEQGRELPERRIRYAEFDRDGGAEATARLLDADPELTAIVALNDSMAIGALATLRARGLPVPQQISVLGFDDMPIARDVTPALTTVRLPLVDMGVRAMSLVLGVGAPTPRVEVLPAELVRRDTAGPVPPSTRATANSAPRARRGDTTS, encoded by the coding sequence ATGGCGACCCTGTCCGATGTGGCCCGCCGAGCGGGCGTCTCACCCGCCACCGCCTCCCGCGTCATCAACGGCAGCAGCAAGCCGGTCACCGACGAGCTGCGCGAGCGGGTGCTCGCCGCCGTCGCCGAGTTGCAGTACGTGCCGAACGCGCACGCCCAACTGCTGGCCCGCTCGCACCGCAGCGCCGTCGGCGTGATCGTGCACGACGTCTCCGACCCGTACTTCGCCGAGATCACCCGCGGCCTGCAACGGGTCGCCACCGACCAGGGCCGACTGCTGATGATCTGCAACAGCTACCGGGACCCGGACCGCGAGTTGGAGTACGTGGAGCTGCTGCGCGGCCACCAGGTCGCGGCGCTGATCCTGGCCGGCTCGGGCTACCACGACGAGGCGTTCACCCGGCAGCTCAACGAGAAGCTCGCCGCGTACGAGGCCACCGGCGGGCGGGTGGCGGTGATCGGCCGGCACGAGCACTCCGGTGATGCGGTGATGCCGGACAACCGGGCCGGCGGTTACCTCGCCGGGCGGGAGCTGTGCGGCCTGGGGCACCGGGCGATCGGCGTGGTCGCCGGCCCGCGCATCCTGACCACCACTACCGACCGGCTGGCCGGCCTCCGCCAGGCCCTCACCGAGCAGGGCCGTGAGCTGCCCGAACGGCGCATCCGGTACGCGGAGTTCGACCGCGACGGTGGTGCCGAGGCGACCGCCCGACTGCTCGACGCCGACCCGGAGCTGACCGCGATCGTGGCGCTCAACGACTCGATGGCCATCGGCGCGCTCGCCACCCTGCGCGCGCGAGGGCTGCCGGTGCCGCAGCAGATCTCGGTGCTGGGGTTCGACGACATGCCGATCGCCCGCGACGTGACCCCGGCGCTGACCACAGTGCGACTGCCACTGGTCGACATGGGAGTGCGGGCGATGTCCCTGGTGCTCGGCGTCGGGGCCCCGACGCCCCGGGTCGAGGTGCTCCCCGCCGAGCTGGTCCGCCGCGACACCGCCGGACCCGTCCCACCGTCCACCCGCGCCACAGCGAATTCCGCGCCACGGGCACGGCGAGGTGACACCACGTCGTGA
- a CDS encoding phosphotransferase family protein, whose product MTGISPTQRTLTPADVTYLIGASFGPQTRVRDAGPLAGGGYATVWWALLDDDRRVVLKLAPPAGTPLLRYERGLCAAEERYFRLVAERAPQVPVPPVLWRGADPAYGEWLVTAMLPGQSLSDLAGTGVAVDDGPARYDLGVALAAVHRITGERFGYDGDRANGPTWRAAFTAMLDALLADAADWDVRLPVTLDRLHALVGRHGDVLDEVRRPALLHFDCWDGNVLAAPDRDGRLRLRGLVDGERFLYGDPLLDLVSPLLFRRVEDEPEHPLLRGYQATAAEPLVLDASARRRLGLYRLHLYLLMTVEMPSRAMTARSHPGRHARLAALLDEELAALDTR is encoded by the coding sequence GTGACCGGCATCAGTCCGACCCAGCGGACCCTCACACCCGCCGACGTGACGTACCTGATCGGTGCGTCGTTCGGGCCACAAACCCGGGTCCGGGACGCCGGTCCGCTGGCCGGCGGCGGGTACGCGACGGTGTGGTGGGCGCTGCTGGACGACGACCGTCGGGTGGTGCTGAAGCTGGCACCGCCGGCCGGAACGCCGCTGCTGCGCTACGAGCGCGGGCTCTGCGCCGCCGAGGAGCGGTACTTCCGGCTCGTCGCGGAGCGGGCGCCGCAGGTGCCCGTCCCCCCGGTGCTCTGGCGCGGCGCCGACCCGGCGTACGGCGAGTGGTTGGTCACCGCGATGCTGCCCGGCCAGTCGCTGTCCGACCTGGCCGGGACCGGTGTCGCGGTCGACGACGGCCCGGCGCGGTACGACCTCGGGGTGGCCCTCGCCGCGGTGCACCGGATCACCGGTGAACGGTTCGGGTACGACGGCGACCGGGCGAACGGGCCGACCTGGCGGGCGGCGTTCACGGCGATGCTCGACGCGCTCCTGGCCGACGCGGCCGACTGGGACGTCCGACTACCGGTGACCCTGGACCGCCTGCACGCACTGGTGGGGCGGCACGGCGACGTGCTCGACGAGGTGCGACGCCCGGCGCTGCTGCACTTCGACTGTTGGGACGGCAATGTGCTGGCGGCACCCGACCGGGACGGCCGGTTGCGGCTGCGCGGCCTGGTGGACGGCGAGCGGTTCCTCTACGGCGACCCGCTGCTGGACCTGGTCTCGCCGCTTCTCTTCCGGCGCGTCGAGGACGAGCCGGAGCACCCCCTGCTGCGCGGCTACCAGGCCACCGCAGCCGAACCGCTGGTGCTGGACGCGTCGGCGCGCCGCCGGCTCGGTCTCTACCGGTTGCACCTGTACCTGCTGATGACTGTGGAGATGCCCAGCCGTGCGATGACTGCGCGCAGCCATCCCGGGCGGCACGCCCGGCTGGCGGCCCTGCTCGACGAGGAACTGGCCGCGCTCGACACGCGCTGA
- a CDS encoding GNAT family N-acetyltransferase: MLIREFVERDWSQVWPIIEEVIRAQETFPYDPAMTAEQSYGMWVEAAPGRTVVAVDGERVLGTAKMGTNRPGPGAHVSTASFMVAADARGRGVGTALCRDALTWARQRSYAGMQFNAVVESNRSAMRLYRREGFEVVGTVPGAFCHPVLGRVGLHVMYQEF, translated from the coding sequence GTGTTGATTCGGGAGTTCGTCGAGCGGGACTGGTCGCAGGTGTGGCCGATCATCGAGGAGGTGATCCGGGCACAGGAGACGTTCCCCTACGACCCGGCGATGACCGCCGAGCAGTCGTACGGCATGTGGGTCGAGGCGGCGCCGGGGCGAACCGTCGTGGCGGTCGACGGCGAGCGGGTGCTGGGCACCGCGAAGATGGGCACCAACCGGCCCGGGCCGGGCGCGCACGTGTCCACAGCGAGCTTCATGGTCGCCGCCGACGCGCGGGGGCGGGGCGTGGGGACCGCGCTGTGCCGCGACGCCCTCACCTGGGCCCGCCAGCGGAGCTACGCCGGCATGCAGTTCAACGCCGTGGTGGAGAGCAACAGGTCGGCGATGCGGTTGTATCGGCGGGAGGGCTTCGAGGTGGTCGGCACCGTGCCGGGCGCGTTCTGTCACCCCGTCCTCGGCAGGGTCGGCCTGCACGTGATGTACCAGGAGTTCTGA